From the genome of Acidobacteriota bacterium:
GATGGCGGCGAGCGAGCGCTTGCTCAGCACCGACCAGTCGAGCTTGGGGTCGCCGGCGTCGAAGCCGGAGACGTCGCCCGCGCCGCGGTGCTTGATGAGCAGCCATTCGTTTCCTTTGGAACCAGGACGGCGCGAGCGCATGCGCGCGAGCACGAAGTCGCCTTTCAGTTTCTTGCCGTGGAGGCGGAACTTCAGATCGCCCTTGGCGAGCATGGCGTGCGGATCTCCCAAGGGTTCCCAAGTCCCGACGTCCCACACCTGCACCGAGCCCGCGCCGTAGTTGCCCTCGGGGATGATGCCCTCGAAATCGAAATACGAGACAGGATGGTCCTCGACCATCATCGCCAGGCGCTTGTCTTCTGGATCCAGCGACGGGCCCTTCGGTACAGCCCACGATTTCAGCACGCCATCCATCTCCAGCCGGAAGTCGTAGTGCAACCGTGAAGCATGGTGCTTCTGCACGACGAAGCGGTGCGAATCGCGCTGGCCGAGTTTGGGCGGCGGCTCGGGCGTGGCTTCAAAACGGCGCTTCTTCTTGTATTCCTCGAGGGCCATCGGGCTATTTCACCACAAGAGAGAGAAGGTGAGGGTGGATTGCGGGTTGTTCGGGGCCGAAAAGACCTACCGCGGATGAACGCAGATGACCGCGGATTTTTTGTTTTTGACCGTTCTCTTTTCCGATCCGTGTTCATCCGCGCCGATCCGCGGTAAGCGTTTTAAGGTTCTTTTTGTGCGACATCCCCCCTGCGCATCTCATCCAAGCTCCATCCCGTTTATGGTTCCTGAACGCGTAGGAGGCAATGATCAATATGGCCGAGCGAGCCAAAGAGAAGTCCCTGAGCGAGGTAGTGCGCGAGCGCCGCGCGACGCCGCACTTCGATCCGTCCGCCCCGGTCCACGAAGCCGACTTGGCGAAGATCCTGAATGCCGGGCTGCACGCGCCCTCGGGCTACAACCTGCAGCCGTGGCGGTTCGTGGTGGTCCGCGATCCCGAGCAGCGCAAGCGACTGCGGGCGGCGGCGTTCGGCCAGCCGAAAGTGGAAGAAGCACCAGTGGTGATCGTGGCGTGCGGCGACACGGAAGGCTGGAAGACGGGCGACCTTGACGAAGCGCTGCGCATGGCCAAGGAGCATGGCTACGGCGGCGACCGAGAGCACGAGCAGGCGAAAAATGCCGTCCGCGGTTTCCTCGGCTCGCAGCCCGGTTCGGTCGGCGGCATCGCGCCCGACCTGGGCGTGTGGGTCAATCGCCAGGTGATGATCGCCTTTACTACGCTGATGTGGATGGCCGAGGCGCTGGGCTACGACACCGCGCCGATGGAAGGCTTCGACGAGGACTCGGTCAAGAAGTTGTTGAAGGTCCCGGAATCGGTCCGCGTGGTCGCGCTGCTCGCCATCGGGCGTCTCCAGGGCGAGGACAAGCCCTACGGCGGCCGCTTTCCGATCGAGCGTGTTTGCTTTGCAGAGGAGTGGGGCAAGCCCCTCAAGCTGTAGTACTCAGTGCCCAGTACTCGGTACCCAGTTGAACCTGGTGGCGGCAGGATGCCGCCACGCCAGCCGGCGGGACGCCGGCGTTCCTGTTCATAGCGTCCGCTCGGGGGCGAGCGGGCTACAACGACCGGGCTCCACCTAGCTGACTGTGTACTGGGTACCGGGTACTAGTACTGCTAGGGCCTTCGCCTGCTCGCTTCCCGAGTTGCTGCTGGTGTAGAGTTTGCATAGATTTCCGGCCAGCGTTTCTTGCAGGCGTTTCCTGTACCCCTGGCCGGGCCTACACCCCTTTGAGACTCTTGCTCCGACAGGTCGCCAGCGGCAGCACCAGCTTTGTGCAGAAGCTGCGCCGAGTGGACTACGCCATCGCTGGGATCGTTACGCTGTTCAGCCTCTACCTCTTTTACATGATGGCAGACGGCTCGAACATGGCCGCGATCAGCTTTGTGAGGAACGTGGAGCAGCGTTCGCTCGACGCGCGCTTCCAGGCGCGCGGAGCGCGCGCGCACGATGGCCGCATCGTGATCGTGGGGATGGAAGAGACCACGCTGCACAAGGTGGGCGCATGGCCGATCCCGCGCGATGCCTACGCCCAGCTGATCGACAAGCTGAAGCAGGGCGGCGCGCGCGTGATCGCCTTCGACGTCACTTTCCCCACCCCCGGGAGGAATTCTTCCGGCGAAGCACTGAAGCAGCTGCAGGCACGGATGCAGGGCAAGGCCTCGCCCGAGGTGATCGCGCAGGTGCACGTCATCGAGGTGGCGAGCGACAAAGACGCGCTCCTGGCTGACGCGATGATGCGCGCCGACAATGTGGTGTTGGGCCATCTCTTCCTCGACAAAAGCCGCGTCGTCGAGATGGACGCCAAGGCTGCCGAGGACTACTACAACGTGGCGTGGGGAAAATCTTTTCCGCAGATCAACGCCGTGGGCGTCCCCCAAGGCGGTACGCTCGATACCGGCAAAGCCTTCGCGGAGAATGGCGGCGTGGTGTATGACGGCGTGGAGCCGAACATCAAGCTACTGGCAGAGTCGGCAAAATCCTTCGGCTTCTTCAACGCTGCCGTGGACACCGACGGCACCGTCCGCCGCGGACTGCTGGTGGCGCGTTACCAGAACCTCGACTGGTTTCCCTCGCTCGCGCTGCAGACGCTGCGTGAGTATGAGAGCATCCCCGATCAAGACGTGAGCATGGCGATATCGCCTGCGGGCCTCGAGCGCGTAAAGCTTGGCCGTTATGACATCAAGGTGCCGCCGGATGGCGCGCTCCTCATCAACTACGCCGGACCGTACCAAACGTACCAGCACTACTCCATGGCCGACGTCATCGACGGCACGGTGCCGGCATCCACGTTCAAGGACAAGATCGTCTTGGTGGGCGCGACGGCACTCGGCATCGGCGACATGCGCGTGACCCCCTTCCACGGCGAGACTTACATGGGAGTGGAGATCCACGCCAACGAACTCGACAACCTGCTGCACTACAACGAGCGCGGACGCGGGTTCCTCACTCGCGGGCGGACGCAGGAGCTGATCGATGTGGTCGCCATCCTTTTCTTTGGGTTGGTGATGGGGTACGCGTTCAGCAACCTCAAGCCGCTTACTTCCACCCTCACGATGGTGGTCATACTGGCCCTGTTCACTGCCTTGGTGCAGTTCGAGTTCAGCCGCTACGGCGTGTGGCTGAGCTTCGTGCTGCCGGCCGCGACACTGATCGCGAACTTCGCCGGCATCACCAGCTACCGCATGATCTTCGAAGAGCGCGCCAAGCGGAAGATGCGCCGCACCTTCGAAACCTACGTGTCGCCGGGTGTGATCCGGCTGATGGAGAAGGACCCGGGGAAGTATTTCCGTGCCGGTGGCGAGATGAAAGACCTCACCATCATGTTCAGCGACATCCGGTCGTTCACTACCATCTCTGAGGGTCTGACGCCGAACGAGCTGGTGGAGTTGCTGAACGAATACCTGGGCGCGATGACGGAGATCCTGTTCCAGCACTGGGGCACGCTGGATAAATACATCGGCGACGCCATCATGGGGTTCTGGGGATCACCGTATCCGCAAGAAGACCACGCCATGCGCGCATGTGCCGCCGCGCTGCGCATGGGCGAACGCCTCGAGGAGCTGAACGAGAAATGGTCGGCGGAAGGAAAGCAGACGCTGCAGGTCGGCATCGGCCTGAACTCCGGCCCGGTCAACGTGGGTAACATGGGTTCGGTCAAGCGCCTGGCCTGGACGGTGATGGGCGACCACGTCAACCTGGCGTCCCGCCTCGAGGGGAAGACGAAAGACTATGGCGTGCGTGTGATCATCAGCGAGAACACCTACGAGCAGGTGAAGGAAGCGTTCGTCACGCGCGAGATCGATCGCATCAAGGTGAAAGGCAAGACGCAGCCGATATCCATCTATGAGCTGATGGGCTTCATCATCGATCAGGACCGCCACCTCGAACTCATCAACCTGTTCGCCTCAGCGCTCGACGCCTATCGCCGTAGTCAGTGGCAGGAGGCGACGGAGAAGTTCGAGGAGTTGCTGACCGTGTATCCTGGCGACGGTCCGTCGACCGAACTCCTGCACCGCTGCCATCACTTCATGGTGGAAGCGCCGGAGGCAGGATGGGATGGCGTCTACGAGATGAAGACAAAATGAGGAGCTCCACCGTCGTCGCTGCCATCGCCAACATCGCCGCGGCCCTGCTGCTGGGCGCGTGGCCGCTGCCGGCGCAGTCGGCTGCGCCGGGGACAGCGCCCTCCACAGCGCCCGCCGCGACCACATCGCGCGCGGCGAATGCCCGCGCGGCGAATGCCGCCGCCACCTCCCCGACCTTCACCACCGCGGTGGCCAACGACCTGCTCTTCCAGCTTGCCGAGGGCATGGAGAGCCGCAACGCGCGCATGTCCCTCGGTGCCTTCGACGCCGCCAAACTCGCCGGCTACAACCGCTTCGCCGACCAGATGAACGCATGGTTTCGCGAGTACACCAGCTTCCGCGTCTACTACAAGCTGAAGCAGACATTGACCGAAGGCGGGACGGAAGGCGGCCGCGGTGTCGCGATCGTGGACTTCGAATACGAGGCCACGCCGTCGGCCGACGGCAGCTCGCCGGTGCGGCGGCACGAGCAGATGCGCTTCAGCTTCGAGCGCGGCGCCAAGGGCTGGAAGATCGTGGAATTCTCGCCACGCAATCTGTTCTCTTGATGGCGGCCGGGATCGCCCGCCATCACACGACTCTCACACAGCCTATGCAGCGTGAATATCCCGACCGTCCGCTGATCGGCGTGGGCGCGGTGATCATCGACCGCGGCCGCGCGCTCGTCGTCCGTCGCGCCGCCGAACCGCTCCAGGGCGAGTGGTCGATCCCCGGCGGCGTGCTCGAACTGGGCGAGACGCTGCGCACTGGCGTGGCGCGCGAGGCGAAAGAAGAGACCGGGTTAGACGTGCTGCCCATCGAGGTGCTCGATGTCGATGACCGCATCCTCGCCGACCCCGACGGGCGCACGCGCTATCACTACGTCCTGATCGATTACCTGTGCGAGGTGGCGGGCGGCGAGTTGCGCGCGGCGAGCGATGCTACGGAGGTCCGCTGGGTCACGCGCGCCGAGTTGGATGGTGGTTTTTCCATCGCGGATGCGGCGGGAGAGGTCATCCGCAAGGGATTGGCGAAGGCGGGAAAAAGGAGCGGCCCGCCGTAGGACGGGCCGCTGCGGTGGAACTGTTGAGTTTGGCTTGAGGCTTCCGCTCACGTCGAGCGGTCCCTACACCAAGTGGGACACAAGGCTTCAGAGCGGATGCCCTAAGCCTCAGCCACCTCACCTAACGCCGGTCTCAGCCGACTACTACCATCTTCAGATCTCATTTGCACTGGACCACCTCCTTTCCGGTGTACGCCCACAATAACGCAAGACGCGGCGGCGATTCAATGCGGACAAAGGCGGATGCCGCAGCGCTAGCCTTTCCAGCGATAAGCGCCGGGCTGGCGCAGGCCAAGGTGTTGCAGCACGCGGGCGGCGAACTCGCGCGCCATCTCGTCTGCCGATCTCGGTCGGTTATAGAAGGCGGGGATGAGCGGGAAGATGGTGGCGCCGGCATCGGCGGCGCGGCGCATGTTCTCGATGTGGATCTTGTTGAGCGGCGTCTCCCGCACGCACAGGATGAGCGGCCGCTGTTCCTTCAAGCAGACGTCGGCGGCGCGCTCGATGAGCGTCGAGGCCAGCCCGCAGGCGATGCTGGCAAGTGTCCCCATGGAGCATGGGATCACGACCATGGCGTCGGCAGGATAGCTGCCGCTCGCGACGTTGGCTCCGATGTCCGCATTGTTCTGCTGCTTGGTCTTCAACGTCTTACTGCGGGGACCAGACGCGGCCTTGCCAAGCAGCTGCTGCAGCAGGTTGCTGCGGCCCTTGATGCCCAACTCTTCCGCCATCACGCGCAGCGCATTGTCGCTGGCGATGAAGTTCACCGCCTCGACGCGGCGGTCGCGCTCGAGGGCGAGCAGCAGCTCACGGCCAAAGGTTGCTCCAGACGCTCCCGTCATGGCGACGGTGATGTTGGCAGGGGCTGGCAGAGTGGCTGGCATCGCAGTGCACGAGGATAACAGGCAGAAGGTGCGAGCGGAACGCGGCAGGCCGCTTCATTTGATACTCTGATTCGCTCGTGGACTCAGCGACAGGAATGTTCACCCCGCGATGAACGCCGAATCCATCAAGAAGCTCTTCGATGAAGTGCGGGCGCGCAAGCTCTCACCCGACGAGGCGGTCGCGCGGTTGCGTCACATGCCGTTCGAGGACCTGGGATTCGCCAAGGTGGACCACCACCGCGCGCTGCGCGCGGGCATGCCCGAGGTCATCCTGGCAAAAGGGAAGACGCCTTCGCAGGTCGCGGGAATCTTCGCGAAGCTGGCAAAACACGGGAACAACGTGCTGGCGACGCGGGCGACGGAGAAACAGTTTGACGCCGTCCGAAAGAGGATCCGGCGAGCAGAGTATCGCGAGCTGGCAGGCGCGATCGTGCTCGAGCAAGACTCCCGCAAGTACGGCAAAGGGACCATCGCGGTAGTCTCGGCGGGGACCAGCGATATCCCCGTCGCCGAAGAAGCCGTCGTGACGGCGGAGATAATGGGCAACGACGTGGAGCATCTTTACGACGTGGGCGTCGCGGGCATCCATCGGCTGCTGGCGAACCGCAAGGCGCTCACTGACGCGCGCGTGGTGATCGTCTGCGCCGGGATGGAAGGCGCGCTGCCGAGCGTGGTCGGTGGCCTGGTCGCGGTGCCGGTGATCGCCGTCCCGACCAGCGTGGGCTACGGCGCAAGCTTCGAGGGCCTGGCGGCGCTGTTGGGGATGCTGAACTCGTGCGCGTCGAACGTGAGCGTGGTGAACATCGATAACGGCTTCGGCGCGGGATATGTGGCGAGCGTGATCAATCGGCTGTAGCGCATGATCGGCTGCATCGTCCTCTGCAGCGCTGTCATCTGATTCTCATCTAGTTCGTCATCCCGGAGACCGAATGAAGGAAGCGCTCGAATTCGTGACCCAGCACGGCTACCTGGTGCTCTTTGCCTGGGTGTTGGCCGAGCAGGCCGGGCTTCCCATACCGTCCGTTCCGATCTTGGTCGCGGCTGGATCGCTGGCCAGCGCGGGAAAAATGAGCCTGGTGACGGTGCTGCTCGTGTCGGTGGTCGCTTCGCTGTTCAGCGATTCCTTCTGGTTCTATCTCGGACGCATCCGCGGCACGCGGGTGTTGAATATGCTCTGCCGCATCTCGCTGGAGCCGGATTCGTGCGTGCGCAGGACGGAGATGGCGTTCGCGGGACGCGGCGCGCCCTCCCTGCTATTCGCTAAGTTCGTTCCTGGCTTCAGCACCGCCGCGCCGCCGATGGCGGGGATCGTGGGCATGAGCCTGCTGCACTTCCTCATCTACGACGCGCTCGGTTCGCTGCTGTGGGCCGGTTCGTTCGTGGCTCTGGGATACATCTTCGGGCACCAGATATTCGAGTTCATGGAGCGCGCGCTGCTACTGGGCGGACGGCTCGGTTGGCTCCTGCTCGCCTTGTTCGGACTCTACCTGCTATGGAAGTGGGCGCAGCGGCAGCGCTTCATCCGTCAATTGCGGATCGCACGCATCACGCCGCAGGAGCTCAAGACCAGGCTGGACGCGGGCGAAGACATCACCATCGTCGACCTGCGCGGCCGGTTCGAGTTCCAGGGAACCAGCATCAGCCGTGCCATCCGCATGGCGCCGGAAGATATCGAGCACATGAACCACGAGATCCCGCGTGGCCGCGAGATCGTGCTCTTCTGTACTTGACCCAACGAAGCGACCAGCGCCCGGGTGGCGCTGCTGCTGAAGCGGCACGGCATCGTCCACGTCCGGCCGCTCGCCGGCGGCTACGATGCCTGGGTGGACGCCGGGTATCCCGTGGGACAGCTCGACCAAACGCCCGTCACAGTCATCACTACCACTCGCTAGCGCCGCTTCCTTGCCGCGGCTTTGCCTCGGGGTGTCCCGGCGCCGAACACCCGCTCGAAGATCCTGTCCACGTTCTTGAGCTGGCGCTTGAGGTCGAACGCGCGCTCGATCTGCTGGCGGGGGACGCGCGCCGTGATCTGCTTATCTTTCAACACCAGGGCCTTGAAGTTCTCGCCCTGCTTCCAGGCGCGCATCGCGTTCTTCTGGACGACGCGATAGGCCTGCTCGCGCAGCATCCCATTCTCGGCGAGGTCGAGTAGGAGCTGTCCGCTGAAGACCAGTCCGCCGGTGCTCTCCAGGTTATCGAGCATGCGCTTGGGATAGACGAGCAGCGTGTCGATCAGGCTCGCTGTCTTGGCCAGCATGTAGTCCACCAGGATGGTGGAATCGGGCAGGATGACGCGCTCGACCGAGGAGTGCGAGATATCGCGCTCGTGCCAGAGCGCCACGTTCTCAAAGGCCGCCTGCGCGTTCGCGCGCACCACGCGGGCCAAGCCGCAGATCTGTTCGGAGGTGACCGGGTTGCGCTTGTGCGGCATGGCCGACGAGCCCTTCTGCTTCTCGCTGAAGAACTCTTCTGCCTCGCGGACTTCTGTCCGTTGCAGGTGGCGGACCTCGAGGGCGATCTTCTCCAGGGTGGCGGCGATCACCGCGAGCGTGGCGACATAGTTCGCGTGGCGGTCGCGCGGGATGACCTGGGTGGAGATCGGTTCCACCTCCAGCCCCAGACGCTCGCAGATCTGGGCTTCGAATTCGGGCTCGAGGTGGGCGAGGTTGCCGACGGCGCCGGAGAGCTTGCCGACACGCATCTCTTCTCCGGCGCGGTCGAAACGGACGATGTCGCGCTCGATCTCGGCATACCAATTCGCCAGCTTCAATCCGAAGGTGATGGGTTCGGCGTGGATGCCGTGCGTCCGGCCGATCTGCGGAGTGCGTTTGAACTCGAAAGCGCGGCGCTTGAGCACGTCGCGCAGCTTCTCCAGATCCTTGCGGATGATGGCGGAGGCGTCTTTGAGCTGCAGCGCCTGGGCCGTATCGACCACGTCATTTGACGTCAGGCCATAGTGCAGCCAGCGCGATTCTTTCCCGATCTTCTCCGCCACCGCGGTGGTGAAGGCGATCACGTCGTGCTTCACCTCGGCCTCGACCTCATGGATGCGTTGGAGGTCGAAATCGCCCTTATCGCGTATGGCAGCAGCGGCTTCCGGGGGCACGATGCCGGCGGCGGCGAGGGTCTCGGTGGCAGCGAGCTCCACCCGGAGCCACATGCGGAACTTGTTTTCGTCACTCCAGATGCCGCCCATTTCGGGACGCGTATAGCGTGCGATCAAGGGAGGGACTCCTTGCGGTTTTTTGGTGTACCGCCAGCGCCAAAGTAAGTACGATGTGGAAACTTAGGATTGTAAACGCAGTACTGGCCTCCGCCGGCCAAAAACCTTCGGTACGAACAATGCGTTTCCCGATCACGGAGACCCATCCGGGGAGGGGGAGCGCTCGGGAGCGAGATGAGGCACATTATATCGAAGCACGATACAATGCACAGGGCCCCCGAAAGAGCGAGTGACGGCTACTTCCGCGCGCTGGCCGAGTTCCGTTACCAGATCCGCCGTTTCACCAGCTTCAGTGAGCAGGCGGCGGAGGTGGCCGGGGTCGCGCCCCAACAACATCTGCTGCTGCTCGCCTTGCGCGGGCTGCCGGCAGGGATGCAGCCCTCGATCCGCGGGCTGGCTGACCGCCTGCTGCTCAGGCACCACAGCGTGGTCGAACTGGTCGACCGTTCGGTGCGCATGGGGCTGGTGCGGCGCGTGGCCGGCCTCACCGACCGCCGCCAGGTGATGGTCGAGCTGACTGCCAGGGGCGAGCGCGTGCTGCAGAAGATCTTTGTCCTGAACCGGAGGCAGCTGCGCGTGCAATCGTCGGAGCTCGCGAGGACGCTGGGCAAGCTCACGCGCGAGCAAAACGGGGGCAGGCGCAGGCACCGATAAGACAGTGTCATTCTGAGCGCCGGCCGCAGCGGCGAGCCGAAGGACCTCTATCGCACGCAGAGCAGGAATACGGTCAGGTAGAAATGCCGAACAGAGCTTCCATCTCGTCATACAGGAAACCCTCACCCGGGCGATAAGGCTGGATCCATTGGCCGTCAAGGACGAACTGCGGGATGGCGCGCTTGCCGGTGTGCTTCACGACCTCGTCGGCGGCGCCGGGAACGGCTTCGATGTCGATCTCGGTGAAGCGGATGTTGTGCTTCGCCAGCCAGCGTTTCGCTTCGCGGCAGTCAGCACACCAGGGAGCGCAATAGACGGTCAATCCCATGCGGAGTAGATGATGGTACCGGCGCCGAGGATGCGGCCCCGAGATCCAGACGCTTTGCTCTCTATATCTATCATCTGCCTCCAGTCATCTGTAATCACGGCGAGCAGCTTTGCTTTTGCCGTAGGACAGCTCGCGACTTGCCCTCAGCGTGAATGCGTGCGCAGGAAGTCCAGCACCCTTACGGCCACATCTTCGTTGAAACTGCTGCGCTCGCGGCCGAAGCCCTCCGCCATCGAGCCTCGCTTCATCAACCCATGGTCGACGGGCAGTTCCACGTAAGTCGCCGCCTTGGGATGCGTTTGGTTCACCGCATCGGCAATCGCGCTGGCATCCGCGCGGCTCATGATCCAGTCGTATTCTCCACGGATCACCAGCACCGGGACCGGCGTGCGCGCCCAAGCTTCGGCGAGGTCGAGGGACTGCAGGTCTTGATAGAACGCCGCGGGACGCCCGTATTGCCCATCGGGCGCGTCATACCAGATAGCTTTCATCTCCGGATGACCTGCCAGCACCTGGGCCGGTGTCTTGCGCTGATTCAGATATTCGTCGTAGAAGGTTGCGAATCCCCGAAGCTGCCGCGTCACCTCGCCCGGCGGCTTGGCGGCCAGCGTCAGGCGGACGCGCTCATGCTCGAGCATGTGCTCAAGCCACGTCCGGCTCCAGCCGCCGACTGAGACGTAGGCGCGCACCGGCGTCTCCTCAGCGACCAAGGGCGCCACGCCGCCGCCATTGCTCATCCCGACGAGGAAGACGCGCTCGCGGTCTACGCGCGGCTCAGCGAGCAGCGCCCGGAAAGCGGCACGGTAGCCCGCGAGTTCGCGCGTGAAGTCAGTGCGCGCACAGTCTCCCTGGCTGTCACCCACGCCGGGTTTGTCCACGCGAAACGTGAGCATGCCGGAGCGCTGCACCACGCGGCGCATCAGCGCGGCAAAGCCGTCGGAGTCCGAGGGAGATTCCATCGAATCACAGCTCAGCCATCCGACGAAGAATACGGCCGGCACCTTGCCGCTGTTCGCCG
Proteins encoded in this window:
- a CDS encoding nitroreductase family protein, which codes for MINMAERAKEKSLSEVVRERRATPHFDPSAPVHEADLAKILNAGLHAPSGYNLQPWRFVVVRDPEQRKRLRAAAFGQPKVEEAPVVIVACGDTEGWKTGDLDEALRMAKEHGYGGDREHEQAKNAVRGFLGSQPGSVGGIAPDLGVWVNRQVMIAFTTLMWMAEALGYDTAPMEGFDEDSVKKLLKVPESVRVVALLAIGRLQGEDKPYGGRFPIERVCFAEEWGKPLKL
- a CDS encoding adenylate/guanylate cyclase domain-containing protein, producing MRLLLRQVASGSTSFVQKLRRVDYAIAGIVTLFSLYLFYMMADGSNMAAISFVRNVEQRSLDARFQARGARAHDGRIVIVGMEETTLHKVGAWPIPRDAYAQLIDKLKQGGARVIAFDVTFPTPGRNSSGEALKQLQARMQGKASPEVIAQVHVIEVASDKDALLADAMMRADNVVLGHLFLDKSRVVEMDAKAAEDYYNVAWGKSFPQINAVGVPQGGTLDTGKAFAENGGVVYDGVEPNIKLLAESAKSFGFFNAAVDTDGTVRRGLLVARYQNLDWFPSLALQTLREYESIPDQDVSMAISPAGLERVKLGRYDIKVPPDGALLINYAGPYQTYQHYSMADVIDGTVPASTFKDKIVLVGATALGIGDMRVTPFHGETYMGVEIHANELDNLLHYNERGRGFLTRGRTQELIDVVAILFFGLVMGYAFSNLKPLTSTLTMVVILALFTALVQFEFSRYGVWLSFVLPAATLIANFAGITSYRMIFEERAKRKMRRTFETYVSPGVIRLMEKDPGKYFRAGGEMKDLTIMFSDIRSFTTISEGLTPNELVELLNEYLGAMTEILFQHWGTLDKYIGDAIMGFWGSPYPQEDHAMRACAAALRMGERLEELNEKWSAEGKQTLQVGIGLNSGPVNVGNMGSVKRLAWTVMGDHVNLASRLEGKTKDYGVRVIISENTYEQVKEAFVTREIDRIKVKGKTQPISIYELMGFIIDQDRHLELINLFASALDAYRRSQWQEATEKFEELLTVYPGDGPSTELLHRCHHFMVEAPEAGWDGVYEMKTK
- a CDS encoding NUDIX hydrolase, with translation MQREYPDRPLIGVGAVIIDRGRALVVRRAAEPLQGEWSIPGGVLELGETLRTGVAREAKEETGLDVLPIEVLDVDDRILADPDGRTRYHYVLIDYLCEVAGGELRAASDATEVRWVTRAELDGGFSIADAAGEVIRKGLAKAGKRSGPP
- a CDS encoding UbiX family flavin prenyltransferase, which translates into the protein MPATLPAPANITVAMTGASGATFGRELLLALERDRRVEAVNFIASDNALRVMAEELGIKGRSNLLQQLLGKAASGPRSKTLKTKQQNNADIGANVASGSYPADAMVVIPCSMGTLASIACGLASTLIERAADVCLKEQRPLILCVRETPLNKIHIENMRRAADAGATIFPLIPAFYNRPRSADEMAREFAARVLQHLGLRQPGAYRWKG
- the larB gene encoding nickel pincer cofactor biosynthesis protein LarB encodes the protein MNAESIKKLFDEVRARKLSPDEAVARLRHMPFEDLGFAKVDHHRALRAGMPEVILAKGKTPSQVAGIFAKLAKHGNNVLATRATEKQFDAVRKRIRRAEYRELAGAIVLEQDSRKYGKGTIAVVSAGTSDIPVAEEAVVTAEIMGNDVEHLYDVGVAGIHRLLANRKALTDARVVIVCAGMEGALPSVVGGLVAVPVIAVPTSVGYGASFEGLAALLGMLNSCASNVSVVNIDNGFGAGYVASVINRL
- a CDS encoding VTT domain-containing protein — translated: MKEALEFVTQHGYLVLFAWVLAEQAGLPIPSVPILVAAGSLASAGKMSLVTVLLVSVVASLFSDSFWFYLGRIRGTRVLNMLCRISLEPDSCVRRTEMAFAGRGAPSLLFAKFVPGFSTAAPPMAGIVGMSLLHFLIYDALGSLLWAGSFVALGYIFGHQIFEFMERALLLGGRLGWLLLALFGLYLLWKWAQRQRFIRQLRIARITPQELKTRLDAGEDITIVDLRGRFEFQGTSISRAIRMAPEDIEHMNHEIPRGREIVLFCT
- the purB gene encoding adenylosuccinate lyase, which codes for MIARYTRPEMGGIWSDENKFRMWLRVELAATETLAAAGIVPPEAAAAIRDKGDFDLQRIHEVEAEVKHDVIAFTTAVAEKIGKESRWLHYGLTSNDVVDTAQALQLKDASAIIRKDLEKLRDVLKRRAFEFKRTPQIGRTHGIHAEPITFGLKLANWYAEIERDIVRFDRAGEEMRVGKLSGAVGNLAHLEPEFEAQICERLGLEVEPISTQVIPRDRHANYVATLAVIAATLEKIALEVRHLQRTEVREAEEFFSEKQKGSSAMPHKRNPVTSEQICGLARVVRANAQAAFENVALWHERDISHSSVERVILPDSTILVDYMLAKTASLIDTLLVYPKRMLDNLESTGGLVFSGQLLLDLAENGMLREQAYRVVQKNAMRAWKQGENFKALVLKDKQITARVPRQQIERAFDLKRQLKNVDRIFERVFGAGTPRGKAAARKRR
- a CDS encoding MarR family transcriptional regulator; this encodes MHRAPERASDGYFRALAEFRYQIRRFTSFSEQAAEVAGVAPQQHLLLLALRGLPAGMQPSIRGLADRLLLRHHSVVELVDRSVRMGLVRRVAGLTDRRQVMVELTARGERVLQKIFVLNRRQLRVQSSELARTLGKLTREQNGGRRRHR
- a CDS encoding glutaredoxin family protein — its product is MGLTVYCAPWCADCREAKRWLAKHNIRFTEIDIEAVPGAADEVVKHTGKRAIPQFVLDGQWIQPYRPGEGFLYDEMEALFGIST
- a CDS encoding alpha/beta hydrolase, encoding MSLRLLVTILVLALFCDAAELPRKSGPVESYPGIEVKLGAIALADGTLLRTIVTYPAANSGKVPAVFFVGWLSCDSMESPSDSDGFAALMRRVVQRSGMLTFRVDKPGVGDSQGDCARTDFTRELAGYRAAFRALLAEPRVDRERVFLVGMSNGGGVAPLVAEETPVRAYVSVGGWSRTWLEHMLEHERVRLTLAAKPPGEVTRQLRGFATFYDEYLNQRKTPAQVLAGHPEMKAIWYDAPDGQYGRPAAFYQDLQSLDLAEAWARTPVPVLVIRGEYDWIMSRADASAIADAVNQTHPKAATYVELPVDHGLMKRGSMAEGFGRERSSFNEDVAVRVLDFLRTHSR